CCTTGGAGGCCCCCGCAGCGATGCCGGAATTTCCGGAAAGCGAATACTTCTTCGAGAAGTTCCAAATTTCCACGCTGGACATGGAGCTGGCGGCATCTTCCGAATACCAATGCCCTTTGCCCGCGTTCGACAGCAGCACAACCTCGACGGTCTTGCCATTTTTTGTACAAGGCCCCCAATAGTCGCGCGTGGAAACCGAGCTGGGCTTGTTGGCGGGATAGGGCTTGATGGTGGTCTTGGTGGTGGGGCAATTGTTCCAGGTCCGCCACTTGGAGAGCGTGCCCTCGATCCCGCTGTACCCGACCACGTCGTCGGTGGTGCCATGGATGTGGAGGATCGGAACCGGAACGGGGCTGGAAGGAGTCATGCCGCCCATCGGGTAACCCGAGCAGGGGGCGAAAGCCGCGATCCGGTCGGAGAGCTTGTTCATGGCCGTGTAAGTGAACATTCCGCCCATGGAAAAGCCCGACAGGTAGGCGCGGTTTCGGTCGGCCCCGTATTTGGCCACCATCGTGTCGATGATCGCCTTCATGAAGTCGATGTCGCCATTGCCGTTGAGATCCCACGACTTGTTGTTGCCATTGGGGTAGACCACGATGAACTTGCCCGTGTCGGCGACCGGCTCCCACTTGGCCTGCCCCTGTTGGTAAGCAGCGTCCTGGTTCATGCCATGGCACTGGATGATGATGGCCGGCTTGGTCATGCCCGAAGGCGCATACACGATGGCATTACGGGTGCTGGTGCCCACTTTGATGTTCCAGGTGGTCCCGGCGGCAGCAGCAGCCCCCGCCCAAACACCGATGGCAATTGAAAAACCCATCCAATGACGCATGATCGATTCCCCCACTGACCGCGAGGACATCACGGCCCTTCACGCATTCCACCGGAAGGTACCGCCTCCCCTGCTCACGCGAACGCTGAAGGGCCAACGCGGTTTGGTAGAAACCTCAAAGGCTGTTTTGTCGAAACGTCAAAGGCCACCACAGACCAGGGGGGCAGCTCACTGCATGCTCCTACCTGGAGACTCGGTACCGGCTCTGGACCAGCCCGTTCGCCCAGGACCTCGTATGCTGGTGCTCCAATCCGATATCTCCATCCACCGGACCAAACAGGGACCGCCCCGATCCCAAGAGAACCGGGATCCGGGTCAGCACCAGTTCCCGCACCGCACCCAGGCGCAACAGAGACTGGATCAGCATTCCCCCATCGGCGTAGATCGACTGGAAACCTCGTCGTTCCAAATCTTCCAGGAGATCCGCCAGCGGCCTCGACGATACATCGACGGTCCCGGGGACCCACGACGGAAACCCTTCCCGCGAAAGACAAGAACTGGCCACCACCACCGGAAGGCTCCCGTAGGGCCATTCCCCGAACCCCAGCACCGTCTCGAAGGTGCGCCGCCCCATCAGCAAAACGTCGCTTGCGTTCAGGAGTTCCTGATAGCCATAATCCTCCGCGGATCCATCCGGTTGCGGCAACCAATCGATGGCTCCGTCCTGGCGCGCGATGAACCCGTCCACACTGACCGCGACAAAGACCCTGATCTCCATGCAAGCCTCCCTGGCAGACCACCCATTTATAGTTAGTCTTCCTGCTCAGTCCCTCCACAAAGGAATGCTCCCCATGCGCCTTGCAGGTGTCACCACCGCCCTCCTCCTCGTGTTCGCGACGAAAGGCCACATGTCACAGATCCACCCCGATTACCAGTCATTGGAATCCGTCACCCTTTCCTCTTCCTACATCGTGACGGCGCGACCCTACTTGGCTCCCATCTACAAGAAGGATCCAACCCTTCTGAGCAAGATGAGCCGGAAAGAATTGAAGAAGGTGGCGAACTATCGCGTGGAAGTCGTTCTACTCGGGGGCAAGGACGTGAAGACGGGTGACTTGATCCGTGTGGGCCAGGCCAATGAGAGTTTCAACGAGTACATGGGAGAGGCTCAGGAAAGGGGGCTTCCGATGCCATCGGTGTCGTTTCCCTTCTACCAATCTACCAGCGCGCGCCGTGCCGAGGATCCGGTGATTCTGTTCCTGATCGGAACAGACCCCAGCCAGCGCGTTTTCAATCTGTTCTGCGACGGCTCCGAGGAATCGATCGATTCGATGGA
This DNA window, taken from Fibrobacterota bacterium, encodes the following:
- a CDS encoding dihydrofolate reductase, whose amino-acid sequence is MEIRVFVAVSVDGFIARQDGAIDWLPQPDGSAEDYGYQELLNASDVLLMGRRTFETVLGFGEWPYGSLPVVVASSCLSREGFPSWVPGTVDVSSRPLADLLEDLERRGFQSIYADGGMLIQSLLRLGAVRELVLTRIPVLLGSGRSLFGPVDGDIGLEHQHTRSWANGLVQSRYRVSR